In the Streptomyces sp. WMMC940 genome, CCACGGTTCGCCCTGCTGCCTGGCCGCCGCGATGGCCGCTCACCCACGCTCACGCCCGATCGCCACGGCCGATCTGCCAGGTCGTGGTCTCGCGCCTCGGACCGCCGGCCACGCGGGCCCGGGCTCAGAGTCCCGCGTCATGGACGAGGACGGCGATCTGGACGCGATTGCCGAGGCCGAGCCTGGTGAGGATGGTGGAGACATGCGCCTTCACCGTGGCGACGCTGATGAACAGTTCGGCTGCGATCTCGGCGTTCGTCCCGCCCCGCGCCACGGCCATCGCCACCTCCCGCTCCCGTTCGCGGAGGATGCCGAGGCGTGCTCGCGCCTCGCGGCGTCTGTCGTCGCCGGTGTCGGAGGTCAGCGTGGTGATCAACTGTTGGATCACCGTCGGCGAGAGCACCGGATCCCCCGTCACGACCTTGCGAACCGCTTCGACTATCTCTCGTGGCGGTGTGTCCTTGAGGAGGAAGCCGGCCGCCCCGGACCGCAGTGCCCGCAGGACGTATTCGTCGGAGTGGAACGTGGTCAGCATCATGATCTCGGGCGAGGTCGCGCCGCCGCTCCGCAGCGCCCGGGTCGCGGCCAGCCCGTCCATCTCGGGCATCCGGATGTCCATGAGCACCAGGTCGGGGGTGTGCTCCCTGACGAGCGGCAGTACCTCGCGGCCGTCGGCCGCTTCGGCGAC is a window encoding:
- a CDS encoding response regulator codes for the protein MIRILLADDDPLVRSGLRLLFAGAPDIEIVAEAADGREVLPLVREHTPDLVLMDIRMPEMDGLAATRALRSGGATSPEIMMLTTFHSDEYVLRALRSGAAGFLLKDTPPREIVEAVRKVVTGDPVLSPTVIQQLITTLTSDTGDDRRREARARLGILREREREVAMAVARGGTNAEIAAELFISVATVKAHVSTILTRLGLGNRVQIAVLVHDAGL